AAGACGCTCGGCCCGGTCCCGCGGCCCAGTGAGGCAGCAATCGCGAGAGCCAGGACCAGCGGAGGGAACGCGAGGAAGATGTCCGTGACCCGGAGGATGATCGTGGAGACCACGCCGCCGACGGTCCGCGGCTTGTCCCAGAAGCCGGCCACGAGGCCCAATGCGCCGCCAAGCAGCAGGGAGAACCCCGTGATGCCGAAACCGATCGCGAGATCAAGAGGCAAGGCCGCGAGGACGCGGGAGAACATGTCCCGCCCCAAGTGGTCCGTGCCTAGCAAGTGGTTCCACGAAGGAGACAGCCCGTAGTCCGTCGTCAGCTGGTTCGGATCGTACGGTGTAAAGAACACCGTGTGGCCCAGAATCAGCTGGGTCAAGAACGGGACGAGCGCGACGAGGGTCGCGGTGACCGTGATCACAACAACGAGGATGAACCCGATGAACGTGAGCGGGTTCGCTCGGAGGACTCGGTAGAAGCCCACGAAACCGGCGCGGAACCGGGTCCGGAGGCGGACCTCCGAGGTCGACGCCGCAAGCTCGGCGGAGGCCTCCGCGGCCACCTCGTTCATCTACCTCCACTCCACACGTGGGTCCAGGAGGCCATAGAGCAAGTCCGCGATGATGTTCGAGATGACGACTCCGACCGCGAAGACGATGACCACGGCG
This portion of the Thermoplasmata archaeon genome encodes:
- a CDS encoding ABC transporter permease yields the protein MNEVAAEASAELAASTSEVRLRTRFRAGFVGFYRVLRANPLTFIGFILVVVITVTATLVALVPFLTQLILGHTVFFTPYDPNQLTTDYGLSPSWNHLLGTDHLGRDMFSRVLAALPLDLAIGFGITGFSLLLGGALGLVAGFWDKPRTVGGVVSTIILRVTDIFLAFPPLVLALAIAASLGRGTGPSVLAVLVTWWPYYVRLARGEVLAVKHQPYVMAARAAGVSEPRILFRHVLRNLVEPLVVYYTLDIGTVLVTFSTISFVGIGVPLDVPEWGNMIEFYESKLLLLPWTVLSPGLAIFVTVLAFSLLGDGLRDVLDPRTRRALAQGAATTASPAARSGG